The Hippoglossus hippoglossus isolate fHipHip1 chromosome 10, fHipHip1.pri, whole genome shotgun sequence DNA segment CGAGTTGTTCATTAAGGTTAGtggtttcttttcagtttctctaTCGATTTGCAAAAAGAACCATGGCATTTCAGGCAAAAACAACTCTTGAATTCTTGACTGTGCTGCTTAGATGTCACTGTTTCATGAAATGTTATCTAAGGAAAATACAAGAAAATCAAGGTGTCACGAAAGGGTTTGCTTCTCACTTAACAGTTTTATAAAAAGGCAGAGATCTACAGTGAGTAAAGCAGCATCAATCAGAGGACAACTCTCATTTCAATGGGTCTCCAGATACCAGAtgtttgaagtgtttgtgttcctgctgAAGGTCACAGCGTGTtatgttttttatctgtgaCTTCTGGCCTTCGACAGACAGTCCACCTTATCACCGTTATACACCCAGGAGGAGCAGGCAGGGTGACTGGCCCCAGGCCTGGGCCGGGCACACCCACTTTTACTCATGCACACAATCGCATACACTAAGAAGACTCCTAGTCAGCGGTCCTACTTATTTGTCACCTCACAAttacatttgcttttaaattaTCTAAAAAAGCACCTTGtagctgttttgaaaggtgccatataaataaagtttattattatttttctaatatgCCATCACTAAAATTTACTTGAATCTctaaatgtttctttctctgaGCACATATGTGTTTTAGTTGATGGTATCCATGCAGAGATATGGTTTTTCAGATAAAATGGGGTCAACTGAAGCTAAAGACAATATAGATAGTATGTTATGTGATTTTAGATGTTGAACGTTTAAGTTACAGTCACTTTAAGGAATAGTTCTCCCAGTTTGGGGAGTTAAGTGATAAAATCAACTAAATATCAGTCCAGTACAGacttttctcttgtctctttgCATGTATTAAACACTAAAGAGAAAACATAGTCAGCTGGCCAGATTTGAATCGTGATGGTGGCATCAATTCACTATAACAGCAGGAAGGTGGATTGTTCCCAAAATGTCACAATTTCTTTGACATCGACATATTGAAAAATTGTGGTTCGAAGCTGGAGCCTTGAGAAAACCCATGAGCGGATTTGGCCTGActtttgttgttctggtttgaaTGTTTGCTGAAGGAGGAGCGCACATGTTGCTGAGGGCACCGCATCCATTGTTTTCCACCACAACACAATGGCCGCTATTCCCCTACGGGGAGGAAACTGCCTTTAAATATCCCAGACACTCCTTTCACTTCTTTATCAGCATGGAGAGATGCTGTATATTTGTGGTTCATTATTTATAAGATAGTTTTTGGGGCCTTTCTAACCTTTTATTGATAGTGTGGCGAAGGCAtaaaatgaggagagagagctggGGAGACGGGGAGCAAAGGGCCCGGGTCGGATCAGAACCTGCGGCTGCTGCATGGAGGCCTCAAGAAACTCAGAAATACTgactttatcatcatcattcatttttctgttttccaggCTGGACATGACGGCGAGAACGTGGGGAACTGCCCCTTCTGCCAGAGGCTCTTCATGGTTCTGTGGCTGAAAGGAGTGAAGTTCACAGTGACCACTGTTGACATGAGGAAGTAAGCACCTCTCCTCTGGCACTAACACTTCCTGAGCATCTGGTCGCGGGGACTTTCACACAGAACTCTGTACAAGAGAAATTGAGACGTTATTTCTTTTGTAATCCAAACCATGTCTCACTTGTCAGGTACGCTCTCCCACTAACCGAGGTCAGAGGGAGGGGCCTGTAAACTCAAAATGCACAAAGATCTCAGTGTCGCTTTCAGACAAACACCGTCTTTAATTGaacctttttattgtttgaatttCTCAGGGTCATTACCGGTGTGCAAATAAGACCAGGGAACTTTGAAAGATTGCTGATAATTCAATGattcagaacacacacacacacacaggcctctgAAATATGCAGCCTCTCCCAGCGCAGTGTTTTTATAACTAAACCTACAGCTTATATTGAAATGAATCCCCCACAACACATCTGACAACCTCCAACCTCTGTTTTGACATGCTTCAGAGCAGTCTGATTGTAGAAAACATCTTTCAATGTCTTTCCAGGAAACCAGCAGAGCTCAAGGACCTGGCCCCGGGGACCAACCCTCCGTTCCTCCTCTACAACGGCACCCTGAAAACAGACTTCATCAAGATCGAGGAATTTCTTGAACAAACAGTGGCCCCACCCAGGTATATGTGTGCTTAATCATTTTTGCAGTGAATTTGGTGAGTGCTTATTCTCATTGCACATgtttactttctcttttctcttccccccccccctgcaggtaCCCTCATCTCAGCCCGCTGAACAAAGAGTCCTTTGACGTGGGCGCTGACATTTTTGCAAAGTTCTCTGCTTTCATCAAGAACAGTTCCAATAACGCCCGTAAGACCAGtttctgttcattcattcaaccCCTCACGCCTCACGATATTTTCACTTATTATTTCTAGTGGTGGAGAATAACTCTATTTTGTGACTATTTGCATGTTTTGATTTTATAGAATTTATTATTAGACTCAATAGTTTGGTGTTTTGTTAATGACAAACAATTTTACATATTAAGATATAGGCTTCAGCTTATAATATTAAAAGGCTGCTCATCTGTTAGCCCATGAGTAATTAGAATCCAATAATGTAAAATCAATAGGAGTTATAAGGCTCTCTGGGGCTATTATGCTTGTAACAGTAAATGTACTCAATGCTAATGATACCTttactaaaataaatgaataaatattccACCACCAACCAGTAACTTCAGATACATTTCAAATAATTGTAGGAGAGTAGCAAGCCCAATTTTTCCTTCTGAGTAAGTgccataaaatggaaatactcaagtaaagtgcAGGTGCCTTGAACATGTACCTACAGTGAGTATAGTTGAGTACTTAGTTCATTTCCACCACTTTCTGTTCCTGATCGTCCAGTGCAGGAGAGAAATCTGCTGCGGGAGTTTAAACGTCTGGATGATTACCTGAACTCGCCCCTCCCAGAGGAAATCGACCACAACTCCAGAGAAACAGTCTCCGTCTCCAAGAGAAGGTTCCTGGATGGCGACCGCCTCACCTTAGCCGACTGCAACCTGCTGCCCAAACTGCATGTCATCAGGGTGAGACACTGTTTTCCTGTTGGTATTGTTTCTGTTCATCCCTggtgctgtgctgtgttgtttgttCTTCTAATTATAGTGTTGAACTGACACCCGTAATGTTAAAAGACAGGGGAAGttcataaatataaacagcacatttcaaacacagaggCAAGGTGTTTGACAATACTTATAAGAACTTTGAGAAACTTCTGACATCATTTAAACAAACGATCAAGGCCCAAAAAGATACAATTCTCCAGTATTAACCAGATATGACTGTTCTGAATGAGACAAATGTGTATTACGAACATTACAGCTTGTAGGACTGTTCTAGTAGACCTCCAGATAAAAACTGCGTACCCGTTAATGACCAAAACATGAGCACATTGAATAACTGATCTGAGTATTTCTCTCTGAACTTTAGGCACCTGGTGTAATATGTGTTTCTCAGAATGCTTAAATTTGATCTTCCTTTATTTCCATTGATTCCAGGTCGCTGCCAAGAAGTACTGCGACTTTGACATTCCCGCCCAGTTCACAGGTGTGTGGCGATACCTTCAGAACGCCTACGAGAGAGAGGAGTTCAAACAGACTTGTCCGGCCAACATCGAAATCGAGAAGGCTTACCTAACCGTGGCCAACAAGAGGAAATAAACTTTTCTTCTGCTCTATGTAATTCATACCCTGTTTTTCCCCCAAGTATAACCGTGCATTATGATCTGTAGAGGGCGCTACAACCTCCGAGAGTAAACTGTGGCAATCAATCAGACACTATTGACCTGTTGTTGTGGTAGgagcaaaatgttttattggttttatgTATTGAATATTTATCCGTAGTCGCCCGCAGATAAATGGTATTTTTTATGCCAAGTTGAAAAGGCCAAATGTGCAATTGACTGTTGATGTAACTTAGCAGAATTTTTGTTTatagtgtaaatatatatattttcaaaactTTTAATGATCAAGACACCCTCCATTAAATGTGTGTATGGTTGTGTTAGATTGAGCAGCAACTTCACAAACAGTTGATTTTTAGATAAAACATGATATAAATCCTTTTTATTATATTCTGTAAGTTTGCAATGTCACAATGATTAAAAAACACCAATCATCcttgatttttgtgtgtgtgtgtgtgtgtgtgtgtgtgtgtgtgtgtgtgtgtgtgtgtgtgtgtgtgtgtgtgtgtgtgtgtgtgtgtgtgtgtgttgacacgTGCTATAACGCTgctctgtgaaatgaaaaatgtatcctGCATGTAGTTTTCCTTCCTTAGGTCTTACACAGTATATAGTTAAAAAAACCTTGAACTTTAAACATCAAAAACAAGCCACATAAATAACACATCTGATGTTCAAGTTTAATTTCagccacaaaaaaacacagtgttacttcttcaaaaatatattttctcacGATCAAGTTCATGTGATGGATATAACGTTTGGAGGGAAAAAGAACTGGTGACGGAGAGTGACGGCGTTTGCGTCCTGGTCTTGGCAAAATCCCAGCAAACGTCCTGCGGCGGCTGAGCTCTAGCTGGTGACGCAGTATTTCCAGAAACACGCTGTCAGGACATCAGACGTTGAAAAGTTAGGAACAAAGCTGGAGACGTATGAAATCCCTTAACACAGtgcacatattttatatattcatcTTTATCATTATACAAATACACATCTATTCTATGTCTGCCTCtcctctgttgcttttttccttcatttattcTCATTTGTAGTTGAGTGATTAATTTTGTCCAAATCCTGAAGGCCATTAAAGGAAATTCTATGATTTAGATGCATAGATATATATTATTTACTCATGTGAACTTATCAGAAGTAATATTTCAGTGTGCTGGTACCTCTACTGTTCCATATTTTAACACTTTACTGCAAGTCTTCCTATATGTTATGGATTTTAAGCAAATATAGGTTTTTAGTTGTGTATTTCTTAACAACTGTAAACCCTGCAGTGGATACCTATTTATTAAAGCTGCTGTATAATAGATAATGATTATACAGGGAAACATAGTTGTAATAATGATAGAAAAAGTACATCTTCATAGAAgtcaacaaaacttaaaatgtCCCTATTGCTGCACACAACTACATTATAGTAAGTGAGCTTCACTTTATTTGAGAGTTTTGTCCTGCAATTTCACTTCTGATAAAAATACTTCTACTTGAGCAGAATATTCTCATCAACATTCACAAGTCTTAGTTTAACATCCTTGTTTTTAGATCATTGGGTTATAATAAAGGAAGTCTGGGTCGCGTCATAAATGTTTTGATGTGAACTCACCTCAGGACTAAATGCCTGAGCCCCTCATCAGTGATGGTTTATAAGGAAACTCAAGTCACTCACCTCTTTTGTTCGTTTTTGGCAAATTCTGCTCCGATCTAAGAAAACCCTGAGAGCGAAGCTTGTCGGCTGCTGCCAGCTTCAAGACGGCTTCTTTCAGGCCCTCCACCTACAAACAAAGAGAGGTGTTTGTACAGGCGCATGGAGAGATCACACAATCTGATTATCAGCCTCACTGCATTGGCTCAATGCTAGATATAGTTTATTTTAGGCTAATAATGTAACATGTGAAGTTGTTCTATAGAAAAGATGACAtatattgaaattaaaaattaaaaaaattatggCAGACATGAGTAAAAggcttttattaattttattcatGTAGTCAGAGCCCCAATCTCCGAGAATAAGGCTAATGAAGTAATCTTCCTACTTCAGTGACTCACTTTAATATCCATGAAAACTCTTTCCTTTTACTTTGTTCCCTCCTAATAATGTcttatattttaatacattttttcttgtgATGATGATCTTTTCCTTGTGGCACTTTGTAACTTTCCTTTGAATAGTGCTATACTGTTTTATACGTGTCGTGTTTTAAGCATATTATCAGCCTTACCATGTTGGCAAACCTGTCTTGTTGTGCGGATTCTTTAGTCCCTGAgggaaaaatgaaataaaacattgttattTGAAAATCCAATTTAACTCATTTGTACTCAAATATctactttaaaaatatatatataatttataccTTTATTCCAGGAGTCTCTACCTTCATTGTGCTGCATTAGCAGAGGGTACATGTTATTaacttctctctgctccccATCAGCAGTGTTTGGCCCGTCCTCGACCTCTGATACTAATTTCTGAATGAAATCTGTttgaaattacaaaaaacattctTATCATTCTGTCACTAGGACGTCAACATCCCTTGAGTTTAGcagatattttcagaaaatTGATTCTGGGAGTTAAATCAACATCAAGATTATACTACAATCAATAAGTCTCGAGGGAATAAAATGAACAGAATTTTGCTGAGTTCACAGTGCGTTAAATCATCAAGTTACTCGgcacaagaggaagaaaagagttCAGAGTCTCACCTGCCTGTGGCTCCAGGTCGGTATCAGGGTACAGTGGTAGAGCATGTGTCCGTCTGGCAGAACAAACCACAGCTACGAAGTAAAACAAAGCCAGAGAAATCATGGTGCCTCTGTCTGTAAAGGGTCAGTTTTGGACGATACCTCAGGCCGACTGAGAACTTCACTTATATACCCCCAGAGGCCATCCATCACAATCTGATCAATACACTATCATCACACCCAGTCTCCTTCTTAATGGTTTGGACACGATGGATCAGGCGTCATAGATGCAATTTAGGAGACCCTGTCAATTCAGCCGGAGCCTATCTGTGCTTGTACAGAGAGGCCTAACAAATGTTTGCTCTGCAGCAGTAATCAGCGGCTGTCCAGAAAAGCTCTGATGCTTTATGTCTGACACCATTTCTGTTCAAATGTCTCATCGCTCATGTCTGAGGTCACAGAGCCGGTGGAAGTATGTAACTGTGGGTTTCTGCGTCATTTGGAGTGATTCACTTTGCTGACGTAATTGTTGCGACGGTCTATGGGTGACATTAGTCTGAAGTTAAAGGTAAAAGCAAACTAATATTTCTTGTTATAGAGCAAAATAGTTATATATCGACAATAAAGTGCTGTTTCAATATATATTTCTctcttcatttttgtatttactcaATGCTTTCATCCAAAGGGACCTACAACTGAGGGTTAACACCGAGGTGTCTTGTCTTTTAAATTTTCACTTCTACATGTAGATCAAAGTATAGATGAGTGTTTCACTCTGCTGCACTATGAgaacaaattcaaacatttagGGTGAAAAACAAGAATTCGAACGCAAATTGTTGAAATGCGTTGTGCTTTTCTTAACACTGTGCTAACTATTCATGTTCTTCCTTTCTTCATAATGActattgtgtttcatttgttcTCAACGTTAAacgatttttaaaaaatgctgtgCTAAATCGCTGGTGTGGAACAAAATACAGATTATGTAAAACATGAAGGATAAACTAGTCTGCAGTCATGGTGGTGGCTCTGATAGGCTGCTCTTATGTGGATTCTGTAGCTAAATGTTAACACATCTTCGTTGGAATTGATGGGAATGTCGTTAAAAATATTAGGTCATAAACCAAATTGTGTCCAAAACTCTAAAAGACCAAAAGTAGTCCGAGCTGTGGCTTTTAATCAAACTGAGAGTTGACTGATGCTCTTCAGAGGAGCAGGTGTCGGGTGATTTATTCGTCTGTCTCCACATCTctgctaaaaaaacaacagcatttgATGCATGTGGCTGCTGAGCAGtcagtgagaggagggagaaaaacagcagtAGTTGGTTTTACGGTCAAACAGTGACTTAAAAGCTGAcatataaataacacaaataatctgaatctgaatcagaatcagaatgtatttattgccaagtaggtttacacctacctggaatttgccttggtatatagttgcatacaatgaacataaaacataaaaacacaataagtactacacataagaaaaaaacaatatataaaataaaaatacataaaagatataaaaagtaaagtaaaaagtaaaatgcaaaatgcaaaacaggagtgcaatgtgaatgtgcaatatgcaatgtgcaatgttatgtaatgtgtgttaatgtaacacagacttgaggcgtgggggcgggataagagtccaagtcaggtgggggtcccAGGCCTTGTTGATAAGGCCAACTGCAGCAGTCTTttggtgagggagctgatgttcagctcccacttgaggtcctgggagatgatggtgccCAGGAAGCGGAAGGACTCCGCAGTGTCGACTGGGGAgtctctcagggtgatgggggtgggtggggctgggTTCCTTCTAAAGTCTACaaccatctccactgttttcagagcattgagctccaggttgttctgaccacaccaggtcaccagatggtcaatctcccacctgtaggcggattcatccccaccagagatgagcccaatgagggtggtgtcgtccgcgaacttaaggagtttgacagactggtgactggaggtgcagctgttggtatacagggagaagagtagaggggaaagaacacagccttgaggggaaccggtgcttatggtcctggaatcagagacatgcttCCTGTCGTATTCTTttatgagaagagccggtctcggtttggttcaacaagtatttattcagaagcaatgaaaaggtacagcatagctatgtgcacatagctatgggcactcaatacacagcctcggctttctagtagcacggggtagtcaagagttGCCCCGAACGGACGACGGGTACAgtacttataatagtaggtataacttcattggtcaataacgagggggagtcaccatgGTTCAGACCttggctctcccttgctggtgcgcaGGCGTGGTCCCATCCTCTTGGCCCTGGAGTCTGcaaatgatgaggagccgctcccaggttcgcccctcctttgacagtagctgggaaaatcttcacattctgacagtgtttggtttcatgctttacagacaggccttcagctgaagccttgtgggtcttcagtatttttgcagatatggtgttgctgttcattggagtgagaaacctTGTTTCTGcgttatcggctgtatgttctgtgtgcgtaagcatgtgcattttatagacaaaacaacacctttcctatctgtccttcagaacctagtggcagctgctaGAATTTTTTCTaagggtaggtcacagtttcttatgaaaacagtgcattcatgtatgtgtgatgtttgaataaagctaatggagtttaggctgtaatatagtaagttaggtatgagaacaagttaaagtacagtgtattgtatgccacagatgtacactctccacaacaggcattatcagacaggtgcgagactgaactgcgatatgacgcacacacacacacacacactaaccaacttcaagattaaaaccagccagcaacggctactaaaagtcactatgtgaaggccacacattctcccacatattcagcccaaactgcccctgcccccacccctgtctaacatactgcatttgtttagagttcagtttcattgccatcttcacagacacacacacattaattctgtctgttaaggtacaaacatggtgcgcgtaaaatcgatccttttcggggctatagtgtctaattatattattaaaatcctaacacaACCAACTTCCCGGAACACTAAATTATTTGATTTGCTTGTTTCCCTGTTTTTATTggccatgtttttgtttgtttgtttgtttgtttatgtgtttgctaaatagcaggattatgcaaaaaactaaTGGAAAATTactacaaaacttggtggaatgatgcaaACCATTAAAATAGCAGACTCTGATCAGGGTGTGGATCCAGggcttttttttcactttccttaacattgatttcccagggaataattcatggatcttgatgacaaaaatcaggcacatttaggatactaatatctatgagtgtgcaaattttagtgcagcttgattaactTAAAGGTGACTATTGGGACTTGGTTATAGTATGCACTCAACTCTAGTCTTATATAtagggttatatatatatacagaaag contains these protein-coding regions:
- the urp1 gene encoding uncharacterized protein urp1, with product MISLALFYFVAVVCSARRTHALPLYPDTDLEPQADFIQKLVSEVEDGPNTADGEQREVNNMYPLLMQHNEGRDSWNKGTKESAQQDRFANMVEGLKEAVLKLAAADKLRSQGFLRSEQNLPKTNKRACFWKYCVTS
- the clic2 gene encoding chloride intracellular channel protein 2 isoform X2; the encoded protein is MALRQNSDKEPSIELFIKAGHDGENVGNCPFCQRLFMVLWLKGVKFTVTTVDMRKKPAELKDLAPGTNPPFLLYNGTLKTDFIKIEEFLEQTVAPPRYPHLSPLNKESFDVGADIFAKFSAFIKNSSNNALQERNLLREFKRLDDYLNSPLPEEIDHNSRETVSVSKRRFLDGDRLTLADCNLLPKLHVIRVAAKKYCDFDIPAQFTGVWRYLQNAYEREEFKQTCPANIEIEKAYLTVANKRK
- the clic2 gene encoding chloride intracellular channel protein 2 isoform X1, with the translated sequence MRRESWGDVHGGLKKLRNTDFIIIIHFSVFQAGHDGENVGNCPFCQRLFMVLWLKGVKFTVTTVDMRKKPAELKDLAPGTNPPFLLYNGTLKTDFIKIEEFLEQTVAPPRYPHLSPLNKESFDVGADIFAKFSAFIKNSSNNALQERNLLREFKRLDDYLNSPLPEEIDHNSRETVSVSKRRFLDGDRLTLADCNLLPKLHVIRVAAKKYCDFDIPAQFTGVWRYLQNAYEREEFKQTCPANIEIEKAYLTVANKRK